The following DNA comes from Brassica oleracea var. oleracea cultivar TO1000 chromosome C5, BOL, whole genome shotgun sequence.
AGCAATGGTTTTGCTAGTGATCGGAGCCGGTGGGATTAGGCCATGCAATCTCCCGTTTGGTGCTGACCAATTCGATCCTAAGACTAAAGAAGGGAAACAAGGGATTGAGAGTTTCTTTAATTGGTATTTCTTCACCTTCACGTTTGCTCAAATGGTGTCGTTAACGGTCATCGTCTACGTGCAGTCGAACGTGAGCTGGAGCATCGGTTTAGCCATCCCAGCTATCTTAATGTTTCTTGGTTGCCTCGTCTTCTTCTCTGGTTCTAAGCTTTATGTCAAGGTTAAACCTAGTGGCAGTCCTATTCACAGCATAACACGCGTCATCGTAGTCGCAATCAAGAAAAGGAAGTTGAATCTCGTTGGTTCGATGTACACCCACACTGCAAAGGACTTCAGGAACTCGAAACTGAGCCATACAGAGCAGTTTAGGTTATAAGAACTTTCCCTTTTCCTATTAGTTTCTTGCGGAACAAGTCACAAACGTTTTAGGTTTTTTTTTTGCAGGTTCCTTGACAAAGCGGCAATCCAAACGCCAGAGGACAAGCTCAACATAGACGGCTCTCCGGCGGATCCATGGAAGCTCTGCAGTATGCAGCAAGTGGAAGAAGTGAAATGCGTGATTCGGGTGCTTCCGGTTTGGCTCTCAGCAGCCTTGTTCTATGTAGCTTATATACAACAAACAACCTACACAATCTTCCAGTCTCTTCAATCCGATAGACACCTCGGTTCAAAGAGTTTCCAGATCCCTCCCGCCACTTATACAGTCTTCTTGATGCTTGGAATGACGATATTCATACCTATCTATGACCGCGTCCTTGTACCTTTCCTTAGAAAGTATACAGGCAGAGACAGCGGTATCACTCAACTGCAAAGAGTTGGAGCAGGAATGTTTCTATGTATCACAAGTATGATGGTGTCAGCAATTGTAGAGCAACGCAGAAGAACTGTAGCTCTCACAAGACCGCCACTAGGCTTTGCACTGAGGAAAGGTGCAATCTCTTCGATGTCCGGTATGTGGCTGATTCCTCAGCTAGTGCTAATGGGTGTGGGAGACGCTCTAGCTGGAGTTGGTCAGATGGAGTTTTACTACAAACAGTTTCCAGAGAACATGAGAAGTTTCGCTGGTTCTTTGTATTATTGTGGGATTGGATTGGCGAGTTACCTCAGCAGCTTTCTGCTATCAGCTGTGCATAATATCACAGAGGGATCTTTGGGTGGGAATTGGCTTCCTGAAGATCTAAACAAGGGAAGACTGGAGTATTTTTACTACTTTGTTGCTGGTATGATGACTATAAACTTTGCTTATTTCTTATTAGTCTCACATTGGTACCGTTACAAAGATATTGTGGCCAAGGACAATGACATAGATAAGGTTTCAGTGTAATAACTATTCCCTCTTTGAGTTTAGGATTTTGAGTTGGGTTTGAGATGAATAAATATACACAACCTTTGAACAAAACATGACACACAAATACAACCCAAAATGTTCATACAAGGACCATAGCTTCTGTATAAACCGGAAAAATCAAAGCGCGGAATCATTATTATTATTTTTTTTATAACACCAACTTATATTAAAAGACTCAAAGAGCTTGAAAGTTTACAATTGAAGCATAAGATTCCGAAAACATGCTCGACAGTACAACGAAAGTAGAAAGCAATACAAAACATAGAAAGATAAATCCTATAAGATGCGAGTCAAGCTCATCAAGATGAAGAACCTCATGGAGAAGTTTCACCTTAATCCAAAAAGCTTGTTCGCGAGAACAATTGATAGTCGAAATCCACGTTGATACACCAATAAAAAGCGGTTGGACTGTTGCCCGGCAAGAGCTTTTGGTGAGAAGCTCATGGGCTTGGGGCAAAACCGAGAAGAAGAAGTCCTATTTGACTAGAGTTGGCACTGAAGTTGACACGATCAGTTTTAAACTCAACAAAGCTTCTCAACCGGACTGTGTGAATCTCAAAAGTTAACTTAGCCTTCGTAAGGACGCTTAGGACAATGGAGTTGGATGACAGACTGAACCGTTTAATCGGGTCGAAACCTAGGCCCTCAACATTATCGTCTCGAAGCCAATAGTTTGTAACCGGGATAGACCTGAGCCTAATATCATCACACTCGTTCTGGATGAGTAAGAGGCAGAGTGCTTCAGTACGGTCGAGTCTCCTTGCACTAGACTTCGGAGTGTTCCTCCGATTTGTTGGAATGAGAACACATGGCAGTGGAGGAGCGAACTGACCTTATTCTATAGCAGCTCCGGTGTGAAGGTCGCGTAGTTGACTCTGTGAAGACGGTGTAGTGTGATGGAGACGCAACATTGACATAGAATTGAGTAAATTTGGCGAAGCCACACTCTAGCACAGAAAATACGACGACGAGGAGGGAGGTGGGCGAAACGGCGAAAGAGGCGAGGGAGACGGTGATGTAGGAGTTGTGATGGGAGGGTGAACGGGGTATTGGGCCTTGGGAGGGTACAGAGACGGCAAACATCAAGCAAAGAGTATGCGTCTGTGTAGGACTCCGAGATGATGTACACAAGATTCGGCACGGCAGAGAGGCGTAACCTCGTTTGGTGTTGGCTTGTTCCGGCTGAGAGAAGAGATTGAGAAGTGCAGCCGGAGGAGAGATGGCTACAGGTAGACAAGCAGATCTGTTAGGCCACCGCTGAGCTGAGCAGATCCATACTTTCCACTCGAACTAGGTGGAGTAGCGGCGATGACAAGACGTTCAGGCGAGGCAGTAATGGTAGGACGCGGGGTGAAACCATGACGGCAAGACGAAGGGTTTCAACAGCAAAAGCAAAACGAGAGCTTGAAGCAGTGACGGTGAGATGCGTGACGGCGGAGGTACTTAGCTGAACGGAGAACATGACGAAGAGAGCATAAAAGATGAGTCGGACCATGGCGGAAGAGGAGATGTGGCGACGCCGGCAACCGGAATCCGACGCCGGCGTCGAGGAGGTTGAACGATGGAGGCGCCTTGGTTTGTGTGCCATAGAGAGTTTTAGTCGAGGGCGAACTCGTAATGGAATCGTAGCGATAGCGCATAATTATTTTGTTCTTAAAAATTTTATGAATCCGTTTGTTTTTGTTCACTAATATATTAAGACATGAGCTTTCAATTTTTTGGTTCAAGATATATACGACCCGTTTGGTTTTGGTTTGATTATTTTTCTTTTCCATTTTATCTAGAAACTTGATAAAATTTCTGAGTTCAATTCGGTTATGGTTTGATTCTTGTTTTTCAGATAATTTTAAATAATTCGATTAAAAATCACATATTTGTTTTTTTTGGGAAAAATGGAGAAATTTAAATATTTAAAAATATTCAGGTGATTCAGTTCTATCGGAAATTTAGGATAATCATTTTTTCACATACTAATACTTCTAATTTTTGTAAACTTATCTATATTGAAGTTGATTTTATTATTGAAAATAAATTACATAAAACTCTTATAATACAAAATAACTTCACGGAATCTATATATAAAATGTGTAGGTTGTGATCGTTTATACATAAGATGCTCGCAAATTGATAAACATAATTTGATTGGACGTTAGCTTCGAAGCGTGTGATTATGTTTTGGTTGAAACAAATTATCTAATAAAATTATAAATTATGTATTTTTAAGATGTGTTTCATAATTTTTATATATTTTTCCATGTTATTTTTAAATAGATTTAGATATGTTAAATTATTGAGACCGGAAGAGAATTACAATTCTATTATATATGATTTTTCAAAATTTTGATATTTAAAAAAAAAACTATAGGTGTCATTTTATATTTAACTAAAGTTGTGGCAATTTAAATTTCCAATCCCACCACCGTTAACAAAAGCTAAAGTCTTATTTTGAAAATGCTCAATATATTTGTCATTGGATTAAAAAATAATTCTCAAAACAGACAATATAGGTTTATATTATGTCAAAACAAATATTTCATATGTTCTGCTTTGCTATGTCTGAATAGTTACTCTTATTAGTTTTAGAGTTAGAAGTAACGTTACGAGGAATTAGCCCAAAATATAAATACACTAAGGTGTAAGATTTCATTCATAAGAATTGTTATTAATGCTTGTGTTCAAGAATATCTAATTAGAACACTGAACTTAGGATAATTAGGCCCAAGCGAAAGTATGGTCTCTTATCTGAATTAATTCTCATGAACTAGGATTACTAGAAACAAGTGACAGCTGATCTAGTCAAACTAATGAACTTCTCGAACAGCTCGGTAACGTTTGACTAGGTAAACATCGAGTGACGCTAGTTACAAAGCGTCGGTCGACATTCGAACAATATCAACAAGCAACAACTGAGATATAGATTTAGATCAATAGGATTTATTTGCACGCGGAAGCTGAAATATATTGCAATTAGAATTCGTGTTCTAGGATTGAAAACTTAGCATCTATATCACTATAATCCCAATTACATGAATCCCTAAATCTAATTATTTTTTATAATTGTTTACAATCTCAAATCAATCAATCAACCGAACAATTGTCTTGTTCACCTCTGCTATTTACTGTTTAATTGTTTACCTAGCTTAATCATAAACTTGTTAGAATATATTGTGTGTCTTACCTCCTGAATTTGATCCATAAGTATTACAACTGAGCATCTTATTTGAAAGAGTGAAGCCACTCATTAGGATAATTTGAGTGATATCAATTAAACATAATTAAAACATTTGTTCATGAGCTAAAGATATGTACTTTTTTATAATTATAAATCACAATCATTAAGCATTGAAATCAAACAATAAAGAGAATACAATTATTAGCTTAAAAAAAACTAAATCTCCAAAAAATGCAATACACGGAAAACTCCAGTGAAATTAAACTTACGCACCAGACTATTATATCTAAAATCATACACATATATATATATATATATATATACTAAAATAACAACATTATCATCCTCTTATTATTAAAGGAAGAGCATTTTTAATAAACAACTTTGGTTTAGTAAATTAATCACAACTTTGCCATTTTCCTGACGTGGCGGCACCACCGCTCTCCTCAGCAATCTTAATTTATTAACATTTAATTACTAGAGAATTTACGCCAATTGCCATTAGTATTCATATTACATATTTTGTGAATCCATTATAACATAAGCTAACGAACAATTAATAATCGTTCCTTTTAAAGAACACTAGCTTTTGACCCGCGCGCCCGCGCAGATGTATATTTTGTAGAATTTAATATTTTTGTTAGTTGTAGACTTGTAGGTTAATGTTTCATAGGTTATTGAGTTATGATATATTGTGTATCTTGGTCATTTTGCTAAGTGTCGAATTTTTAAATTTTAGTTGCATTCTTTTTCATTTGTATTTTTTTAACTTTTACTTTGTAAATTAAAAAATTAACTTGATTAATTTTGATCTTAGAGTAAATTAAACAATTTAGATCTTTAGTCCAAACTTAAATATTACATTAAACAATTAAATCTAAAATATTAGAGTATTTTGTTTAGATTGAGTGTGTTTTATTAAATTATACTATTAAATTTGTGTGATAAATTATTTTAAAAATTACATTTGATTTAAAATTTTTTAAACAAAAATTTACAGCAAAAATTACAAATTATGGAAAATCATACCCAAAAAACATTCTCAAAAAGTATTCGGGTGCACAATTATATATACAAAGCCCATTTAGATGAATTGAAATAGGCAATTTATTTTTGACTTCAAATTAGTGGGCTTAAAATATTAATCGAAGCCCAAATTATTTTTTTTCCGGGAAAAGAAACAGAAACAGTTTTCTTTGTACTACTTCTTGGTTTCCGTTCTTGTAGATCTCTCTGTCGGTGCCGTCCGCTTTCTGGCGATAAGTTCCATCTCAGGGGGTTGAATTTCTCTCTCAAAAGAGGAAAGATGGTTAGATCCATTGAGAAGTACAACAGATTTTGCAAACAGGTATGATTTTTGGAGGTTTAGGTTGAAATTATTTATCAGAGATAACCGGGACCGAGCTTATCTTGATTTGTTGTTCTAGATTCTGTGTTATGATGGTTTTTTAAATCAACTGAAGGGGTCATACGAAGAGCTTTCTGTCGGATAGATATAGCACGGTCCCGGTTTAATCATGAAGACCTGTCAAGACTCACTATAAGCTCTGCTTTGTCCACGGAATGCTTCGTTACAGTACTTGATCACTTCGTCAACAACTCATATATCTTTGTTCCAATGAACAGATGTTTATTAACTTTGGTCACTCTATTTGTTAAGTCAATCGATCTACTTTATCAAAGGTTAGATTCATAATCGATTATTTTGATTAAGATTCAATGAATAGTTTTCTTCCCTAAATTTTTTGATTGTTTCTCTTATGGAATGATAGATCTCTAGTCTCAATGAGTATGCCGGCAATTAACCTTCGTCTTTAGAGACATAAGGTCGTAAAGTCAAAATCAACAGTTTTTAAAATTTCTGTATCTATTTTTATACAATTGTGTCAATTCTGATATTATCCTTTTTAATTGTGACGCATGTTTGAGTTGGACGTTGTGTGAAGCAATTTCTAGTAATCCAGATGCAAAGTAAGCCAGCAACCTTGGCGAACAAAAGACTTCGAATACGGTTAGTATTTCTTAGCTATCACAACTAATTCATAAGTACCAAGCAATGTAGGACCATCTTGAATATGTTGTGATTATGAAAGAACGCTGGCTTAAGTATAAATGTTTNNNNNNNNNNNNNNNNNNNNNNNNNNNNNNNNNNNNNNNNNNNNNNNNNNNNNNNNNNNNNNNNNNNNNNNNNNNNNNNNNNNNNNNNNNNNNNNNNNNNNNNNNNNNNNNNNNNNNNNNNNNNNNNNNNNNNNNNNNNNNNNNNNNNNNNNNNNNNNNNNNNNNNNNNNNNNNNNNNNNNNNNNNNNNNNNNNNNNNNNNNNNNNNNNNNNNNNNNNNNNNNNNNNNNNNNNNNNNNNNNNNNNNNNNNNNNNNNNNNNNNNNNNNNNNNNNNNNNNNNNNNNNNNNNNNNNNNNNNNNNNNNNNNNNNNNNNNNNNNNNNNNNNNNNNNNNNNNNNNNNNNNNNNNNNNNNNNNNNNNNNNNNNNNNNNNNNNNNNNNNNNNNNNNNNNNNNNNNNNNNNNNNNNNNNNNNNNNNNNNNNNNNNNNNNNNNNNNNNNNNNNNNNNNNNNNNNNNNNNNNNNNNNNNNNNNNNNNNNNNNNNNNNNNNNNNNNNNNNNNNNNNNNNNNNNNNNNNNNNNNNNNNNNNNNNNNNNNNNNNNNNNNNNNNNNNNNNNNNNNNNNNNNNNNNNNNNNNNNNNNNNNNNNNNNNNNNNNNNNNNNNNNNNNNNNNNNNNNNNNNNNNNNNNNNNNNNNNNNNNNNNNNNNNNNNNNNNNNNNNNNNNNNNNNNNNNNNNNNNNNNNNNNNNNNNNNNNNNNNNNNNNNNNNNNNNNNNNNNNNNNNNNNNNNNNNNNNNNNNNNNNNNNNNNNNNNNNNNNNNNNNNNNNNNNNNNNNNNNNNNNNNNNNNNNNNNNNNNNNNNNNNNNNNNNNNNNNNNNNNNNNNNNNNNNNNNNNNNNNNNNNNNNNNNNNNNNNNNNNNNNNNNNNNNNNNNNNNNNNNNNNNNNNNNNNNNNNNNNNNNNNNNNNNNNNNNNNNNNNNNNNNNNNNNNNNNNNNNNNNNNNNNNNNNNNNNNNNNNNNNNNNNNNNNNNNNNNNNNNNNNNNNNNNNNNNNNNNNNNNNNNNNNNNNNNNNNNNNNNNNNNNNNNNNNNNNNNNNNNNNNNNNNNNNNNNNNNNNNNNNNNNNNNNNNNNNNNNNNNNNNNNNNNNNNNNNNNNNNNNNNNNNNNNNNNNNNNNNNNNNNNNNNNNNNNNNNNNNNNNNNNNNNNNNNNNNNNNNNNNNNNNNNNNNNNNNNNNNNNNNNNNNNNNNNNNNNNNNNNNNNNNNNNNNNNNNNNNNNNNNNNNNNNNNNNNNNNNNNNNNNNNNNNNNNNNNNNNNNNNNNNNNNNNNNNNNNNNNNNNNNNNNNNNNNNNNNNNNNNNNNNNNNNNNNNNNNNNNNNNNNNNNNNNNNNNNNNNNNNNNNNNNNNNNNNNNNNNNNNNNNNNNNNNNNNNNNNNNNNNNNNNNNNNNNNNNNNNNNNNNNNNNNNNNNNNNNNNNNNNNNNNNNNNNNNNNNNNNNNNNNNNNNNNNNNNNNNNNNNNNNNNNNNNNNNNNNNNNNNNNNNNNNNNNNNNNNNNNNNNNNNNNNNNNNNNNNNNNNNNNNNNNNNNNNNNNNNNNNNNNNNNNNNNNNNNNNNNNNNNNNNNNNNNNNNNNNNNNNNNNNNNNNNNNNNNNNNNNNNNNNNNNNNNNNNNNNNNNNNNNNNNNNNNNNNNNNNNNNNNNNNNNNNNNNNNNNNNNNNNNNNNNNNNNNNNNNNNNNNNNNNNNNNNNNNNNNNNNNNNNNNNNNNNNNNNNNNNNNNNNNNNNNNNNNNNNNNNNNNNNNNNNNNNNNNNNNNNNNNNNNNNNNNNNNNNNNNNNNNNNNNNNNNNNNNNNNNNNNNNNNNNNNNNNNNNNNNNNNNNNNNNNNNNNNNNNNNNNNNNNNNNNNNNNNNNNNNNNNNNNNNNNNNNNNNNNNNNNNNNNNNNNNNNNNNNNNNNNNNNNNNNNNNNNNNNNNNNNNNNNNNNNNNNNNNNNNNNNNNNNNNNNNNNNNNNNNNNNNNNNNNNNNNNNNNNNNNNNNNNNNNNNNNNNNNNNNNNNNNNNNNNNNNNNNNNNNNNNNNNNNNNNNNNNNNNNNNNNNNNNNNNNNNNNNNNNNNNNNNNNNNNNNNNNNNNNNNNNNNNNNNNNNNNNNNNNNNNNNNNNNNNNNNNNNNNNNNNNNNNNNNNNNNNNNNNNNNNNNNNNNNNNNNNNNNNNNNNNNNNNNNNNNNNNNNNNNNNNNNNNNNNNNNNNNNNNNNNNNNNNNNNNNNNNNNNNNNNNNNNNNNNNNNNNNNNNNNNNNNNNNNNNNNNNNNNNNNNNNNNNNNNNNNNNNNNNNNNNNNNNNNNNNNNNNNNNNNNNNNNNNNNNNNNNNNNNNNNNNNNNNNNNNNNNNNNNNNNNNNNNNNNNNNNNNNNNNNNNNNNNNNNNNNNNNNNNNNNNNNNNNNNNNNNNNNNNNNNNNNNNNNNNNNNNNNNNNNNNNNNNNNNNNNNNNNNNNNNNNNNNNNNNNNNNNNNNNNNNNNNNNNNNNNNNNNNNNNNNNNNNNNNNNNNNNNNNNNNNNNNNNNNNNNNNNNNNNNNNNNNNNNNNNNNNNNNNNNNNNNNNNNNNNNNNNNNNNNNNNNNNNNNNNNNNNNNNNNNNNNNNNNNNNNNNNNNNNNNNNNNNNNNNNNNNNNNNNNNNNNNNNNNNNNNNNNNNNNNNNNNNNNNNNNNNNNNNNNNNNNNNNNNNNNNNNNNNNNNNNNNNNNNNNNNNNNNNNNNNNNNNNNNNNNNNNNNNNNNNNNNNNNNNNNNNNNNNNNNNNNNNNNNNNNNNNNNNNNNNNNNNNNNNNNNNNNNNNNNNNNNNNNNNNNNNNNNNNNNNNNNNNNNNNNNNNNNNNNNNNNNNNNNNNNNNNNNNNNNNNNNNNNNNNNNNNNNNNNNNNNNNNNNNNNNNNNNNNNNNNNNNNNNNNNNNNNNNNNNNNNNNNNNNNNNNNNNNNNNNNNNNNNNNNNNNNNNNNNNNNNNNNNNNNNNNNNNNNNNNNNNNNNNNNNNNNNNNNNNNNNNNNNNNNNNNNNNNNNNNNNNNNNNNNNNNNNNNNNNNNNNNNNNNNNNNNNNNNNNNNNNNNNNNNNNNNNNNNNNNNNNNNNNNNNNNNNNNNNNNNNNNNNNNNNNNNNNNNNNNNNNNNNNNNNNNNNNNNNNNNNNNNNNNNNNNNNNNNNNNNNNNNNNNNNNNNNNNNNNNNNNNNNNNNNNNNNNNNNNNNNNNNNNNNNNNNNNNNNNNNNNNNNNNNNNNNNNNNNNNNNNNNNNNNNNNNNNNNNNNNNNNNNNNNNNNNNNNNNNNNNNNNNNNNNNNNNNNNNNNNNNNNNNNNNNNNNNNNNNNNNNNNNNNNNNNNNNNNNNNNNNNNNNNNNNNNNNNNNNNNNNNNNNNNNNNNNNNNNNNNNNNNNNNNNNNNNNNNNNNNNNNNNNNNNNNNNNNNNNNNNNNNNNNNNNNNNNNNNNNNNNNNNNNNNNNNNNNNNNNNNNNNNNNNNNNNNNNNNNNNNNNNNNNNNNNNNNNNNNNNNNNNNNNNNNNNNNNNNNNNNNNNNNNNNNNNNNNNNNNNNNNNNNNNNNNNNNNNNNNNNNNNNNNNNNNNNNNNNNNNNNNNNNNNNNNNNNNNNNNNNNNNNNNNNNNNNNNNNNNNNNNNNNNNNNNNNNNNNNNNNNNNNNNNNNNNNNNNNNNNNNNNNNNNNNNNNNNNNNNNNNNNNNNNNNNNNNNNNNNNNNNNNNNNNNNNNNNNNNNNNNNNNNNNNNNNNNNNNNNNNNNNNNNNNNNNNNNNNNNNNNNNNNNNNNNNNNNNNNNNNNNNNNNNNNNNNNNNNNNNNNNNNNNNNNNNNNNNNNNNNNNNNNNNNNNNNNNNNNNNNNNNNNNNNNNNNNNNNNNNNNNNNNNNNNNNNNNNNNNNNNNNNNNNNNNNNNNNNNNNNNNNNNNNNNNNNNNNNNNNNNNNNNNNNNNNNNNNNNNNNNNNNNNNNNNNNNNNNNNNNNNNNNNNNNNNNNNNNNNNNNNNNNNNNNNNNNNNNNNNNNNNNNNN
Coding sequences within:
- the LOC106293309 gene encoding protein NRT1/ PTR FAMILY 2.9-like, with product MEAEKTEKKITEEEDDESKIIYRGWKVMPFIIGNETFEKLGIVGSSSNLVIYLTTVFNMKSITAATVVNIYSGTSNFGTIVAAFLCDSYFGRYKTLSVAMIACFLGSVAMDLTAVINQLHPAKCAKEIGSVCKGPSIVQIMFLAGAMVLLVIGAGGIRPCNLPFGADQFDPKTKEGKQGIESFFNWYFFTFTFAQMVSLTVIVYVQSNVSWSIGLAIPAILMFLGCLVFFSGSKLYVKVKPSGSPIHSITRVIVVAIKKRKLNLVGSMYTHTAKDFRNSKLSHTEQFRFLDKAAIQTPEDKLNIDGSPADPWKLCSMQQVEEVKCVIRVLPVWLSAALFYVAYIQQTTYTIFQSLQSDRHLGSKSFQIPPATYTVFLMLGMTIFIPIYDRVLVPFLRKYTGRDSGITQLQRVGAGMFLCITSMMVSAIVEQRRRTVALTRPPLGFALRKGAISSMSGMWLIPQLVLMGVGDALAGVGQMEFYYKQFPENMRSFAGSLYYCGIGLASYLSSFLLSAVHNITEGSLGGNWLPEDLNKGRLEYFYYFVAGMMTINFAYFLLVSHWYRYKDIVAKDNDIDKVSV